Proteins co-encoded in one Campylobacter concisus genomic window:
- a CDS encoding DUF488 domain-containing protein gives MFKAYRIYDFIKDDSLDMKAAFVDRLYPRGIRKEIFSNFLWLKDITPSTTLREWFHEDREARFDEFCEKFELELDNEKAQSCFKMLKKLEKEHGDIALLTASKDINLCHIVVLLKILNK, from the coding sequence ATGTTTAAAGCTTATAGAATTTATGATTTTATCAAAGATGATAGTTTGGATATGAAGGCGGCTTTTGTTGATAGACTCTATCCAAGAGGCATAAGAAAAGAGATATTTTCAAATTTCCTTTGGTTAAAAGATATCACACCAAGCACTACTTTAAGAGAGTGGTTTCATGAAGATAGAGAAGCTAGATTTGATGAGTTTTGTGAGAAATTTGAGCTCGAGCTTGATAATGAAAAAGCACAATCTTGCTTTAAAATGCTAAAAAAACTAGAAAAAGAGCATGGCGATATAGCACTTCTAACAGCTAGTAAAGATATAAATCTTTGCCATATCGTTGTGTTATTAAAAATTTTAAATAAGTAG
- a CDS encoding pyridoxamine kinase, which translates to MKRILTIQDISCVGKCSLTVALPIISTQGIEACILPTALLSTHTGFKNFTFRDLTDEFDEITQVWHKENIAFDGIYTGFLGSFSQLELIEKIFNEFNDSASLILVDPCMGDNGKLYHGFDEKFVMKMRDLCTKAHVITPNITEASFMCGMPFLGSDYTQDYILELLESLASFGVRKIVLKGIRYKQNECGIIAYDAKTKEKVEYFHEFLPFHTSGTGDIFASVLFGSLINGESMQTSIKKAANFVLSSIKITLKDKSRTWYGVQFEKMLGTLAK; encoded by the coding sequence CTTACTGTCGCACTTCCGATAATTAGCACTCAAGGCATTGAGGCGTGTATATTGCCTACTGCGCTACTTTCGACTCATACTGGCTTTAAAAATTTCACATTTCGTGATCTGACTGATGAATTTGACGAGATAACACAAGTATGGCACAAAGAAAATATCGCATTTGATGGAATTTATACCGGATTTTTAGGTAGCTTTAGTCAGCTTGAGCTGATAGAGAAAATTTTTAATGAGTTTAATGACTCTGCTTCACTAATACTTGTAGATCCTTGCATGGGCGACAATGGCAAGCTCTATCATGGATTTGATGAAAAATTTGTTATGAAAATGCGTGATCTTTGCACAAAGGCTCACGTTATCACGCCAAACATAACAGAGGCAAGCTTTATGTGCGGGATGCCGTTTTTAGGCAGTGACTATACGCAAGATTATATTTTAGAGTTGCTTGAAAGCTTGGCTAGCTTTGGAGTTAGAAAGATTGTGTTAAAGGGCATTAGATACAAGCAAAATGAATGCGGCATCATAGCTTACGACGCAAAGACAAAAGAGAAGGTAGAGTATTTTCACGAATTTTTGCCATTTCACACGAGTGGGACTGGAGATATATTTGCTTCTGTGCTTTTTGGCTCACTTATAAATGGTGAAAGCATGCAAACTTCTATCAAAAAGGCGGCAAACTTTGTGCTTAGTAGCATTAAAATCACGCTAAAAGATAAGAGCCGCACATGGTATGGTGTGCAGTTTGAAAAGATGCTTGGCACTCTTGCAAAATAG